A DNA window from Pseudomonadota bacterium contains the following coding sequences:
- the speB gene encoding agmatinase, whose translation MPTPNLSFHGEDVPSATPDQALFHVIAAPYEKTVSYLGGTAAGPQAILEASHQLELFDGQSIPAQAGIHTQATIDCSGDEQDVLDAIRQAVTEALRHRAVPVLLGGEHTITQAAIQALREFYSEFGVIQFDAHADLRNSYQGNPLSHACVMKRIFDLGIPIFQIGTRSYSYEEHLFRQKHSLPFADAETIFRTGIKAAMPPQDFPHEVFVTFDLDCFDPSLIPATGTPVPGGLDWYQVKWILEAIATRHRIIGFDVVELAPAPDSPAAAFAGAQLTYNLMGLISRQADQTHP comes from the coding sequence ATGCCGACACCAAACCTTTCTTTTCACGGTGAAGATGTCCCTTCCGCGACGCCGGATCAGGCTCTTTTTCACGTCATTGCCGCCCCTTACGAAAAAACCGTGTCCTACCTGGGGGGAACAGCCGCAGGGCCACAGGCCATCCTTGAAGCCTCACACCAGCTTGAACTCTTCGACGGCCAAAGCATTCCGGCTCAGGCCGGCATCCACACCCAAGCGACGATCGACTGCAGCGGCGATGAGCAAGATGTCCTGGATGCGATCCGGCAAGCCGTTACCGAGGCCCTGCGCCACCGGGCCGTACCGGTATTGCTCGGCGGCGAGCACACCATCACCCAAGCCGCGATTCAGGCGCTCAGGGAATTTTATTCTGAATTCGGGGTCATCCAGTTCGATGCCCATGCCGATCTGCGGAACAGTTATCAGGGCAATCCCTTAAGTCATGCCTGTGTCATGAAACGGATTTTCGATCTCGGGATTCCCATCTTTCAGATCGGAACTCGCAGCTACTCATACGAAGAGCATCTTTTCCGGCAAAAACATAGCCTTCCCTTTGCCGATGCCGAAACAATTTTCCGGACCGGAATCAAAGCCGCGATGCCACCGCAAGATTTCCCGCATGAGGTTTTCGTCACTTTCGATCTCGATTGTTTCGATCCGTCCCTGATTCCGGCCACCGGCACCCCGGTACCCGGAGGCCTGGATTGGTATCAGGTCAAGTGGATTCTTGAGGCAATCGCCACGCGTCATCGGATTATCGGTTTTGACGTGGTCGAGCTGGCCCCGGCCCCCGATTCTCCGGCCGCCGCCTTTGCCGGCGCCCAGTTGACATACAATCTGATGGGTCTGATCAGTCGCCAGGCTGATCAGACCCATCCTTGA
- a CDS encoding isoprenylcysteine carboxylmethyltransferase family protein, with translation MCSTARLIASGPDLKPIPSYGPTFSFISPRTNRPGPPPASKPSCLTISKSCGIAPKSFCPGRKKEKPPSWLMQKRSKSFKLEPPTATELRALPTPELRLTANADLGPTMQHHGAALAKTVLSVILFLFFSDRTSIARPWQTLKAAFKPSTGVRHMENILGRINDFFNNPEWRARFLQYRWPLSLVGLVILLRLMYKEYFWHGLGISGLGEALQLWCFASLHKKKALAAKGPYAVVRNPMYIGRYFLILGAVTMTGRFWLMLIFSVVYYFYMVNRVRREEEILSEIFGAEYAAYCRETNRFLPPMRKPNPKDLRYFRWDLFFKNNAHLNLLAVAVAYLIVYIYLF, from the coding sequence ATGTGCAGCACTGCGCGCTTAATCGCAAGCGGGCCCGACTTAAAACCTATCCCCAGCTATGGTCCGACATTCTCCTTTATTTCACCCCGGACGAACAGGCCTGGGCCGCCGCCCGCCTCAAAGCCGAGCTGCCTTACAATCTCAAAGAGCTGCGGCATCGCGCCGAAAAGTTTTTGCCCAGGGAGAAAAAAAGAAAAGCCGCCGAGCTGGCTTATGCAAAAAAGATCGAAGAGCTTCAAACTTGAGCCGCCGACGGCTACAGAACTCCGGGCGCTGCCGACGCCTGAACTTAGGCTAACGGCAAATGCGGACCTTGGCCCCACAATGCAACATCACGGGGCTGCACTCGCAAAAACAGTACTCTCAGTAATTCTTTTTTTGTTTTTTTCAGACCGAACATCCATTGCCAGGCCCTGGCAAACTTTAAAAGCAGCATTTAAACCTTCCACCGGAGTCCGACACATGGAAAACATCCTGGGCCGCATTAACGATTTTTTCAATAATCCCGAATGGCGCGCCAGATTCCTGCAATACCGCTGGCCTTTAAGCCTTGTGGGCCTGGTTATTCTGCTCCGGCTTATGTACAAGGAATATTTCTGGCACGGCCTGGGCATCTCCGGCCTCGGCGAAGCGCTGCAACTGTGGTGTTTCGCTTCCCTGCACAAAAAAAAGGCGCTGGCCGCGAAGGGCCCCTATGCGGTAGTCAGAAACCCGATGTATATCGGTCGCTATTTTCTCATCCTGGGAGCCGTGACCATGACCGGCCGTTTCTGGCTGATGCTTATTTTTTCGGTCGTCTACTATTTTTACATGGTTAACCGGGTCCGGCGCGAAGAAGAGATCTTGAGTGAAATTTTCGGCGCTGAGTACGCCGCCTATTGCCGCGAGACCAACCGCTTTCTGCCCCCGATGCGAAAACCAAACCCGAAAGACCTGCGCTATTTTCGCTGGGACCTGTTTTTCAAAAACAATGCGCACTTGAATCTGCTGGCCGTGGCGGTTGCCTATCTCATCGTTTACATCTATCTTTTTTAG